In Meiothermus ruber DSM 1279, the following proteins share a genomic window:
- the pdxS gene encoding pyridoxal 5'-phosphate synthase lyase subunit PdxS, with translation MEKGTLRIKTGFAEMFKGGVIMDVVNAQQAEIAQEAGAVAVMALERVPADIRAQGGVARMSDPKLIKEIMSAVSIPVMAKCRIGHTVEAQILEALGVDFIDESEVLTPADESFHIDKHAFKVPFVCGATDIGEALRRIGEGAAMIRTKGEAGTGNVVEAVRHARSVLGAIRQIQAMPREELMTYAKNHGAPYELVLWVHENGRLPVVNFAAGGVATPADAALMMQLGMDGVFVGSGIFKSGDPRKRARAIVRAVTHYNNPEVLAEVSEDLGEPMVGINLDFLSEEEKLARRGW, from the coding sequence ATGGAGAAGGGAACCCTGCGGATCAAGACCGGATTCGCTGAAATGTTCAAGGGCGGCGTGATTATGGACGTGGTCAACGCGCAGCAGGCCGAGATTGCCCAGGAGGCCGGGGCTGTGGCGGTGATGGCCCTCGAGCGCGTGCCGGCAGATATTCGCGCCCAGGGGGGGGTCGCGCGCATGTCGGATCCCAAACTGATCAAGGAAATCATGAGCGCGGTCTCGATTCCGGTGATGGCCAAATGCCGGATTGGACATACGGTTGAAGCCCAGATCCTCGAGGCCCTGGGGGTTGACTTCATCGACGAGTCCGAGGTGCTGACCCCGGCCGATGAGTCCTTCCACATTGATAAGCACGCCTTTAAGGTGCCTTTCGTCTGCGGAGCCACCGATATTGGAGAAGCCCTGCGGCGCATCGGTGAAGGGGCCGCCATGATCCGTACCAAGGGCGAAGCCGGCACCGGCAACGTGGTGGAAGCCGTTCGCCATGCCCGCAGTGTTCTGGGGGCAATCCGCCAAATTCAGGCCATGCCCCGCGAAGAGCTGATGACCTATGCCAAGAACCATGGCGCGCCGTACGAGCTGGTGCTCTGGGTGCATGAGAACGGACGCCTTCCAGTGGTCAACTTCGCTGCGGGTGGCGTGGCCACCCCGGCCGATGCGGCGCTGATGATGCAGCTTGGTATGGATGGGGTCTTTGTGGGCTCCGGGATTTTCAAGTCCGGCGACCCCCGCAAGCGGGCCCGGGCCATCGTGCGGGCGGTGACCCACTACAACAACCCCGAGGTGCTGGCCGAGGTTTCCGAAGACCTGGGGGAACCCATGGTGGGCATTAACCTGGACTTCCTCTCGGAAGAAGAGAAGCTTGCCAGGCGCGGCTGGTAG
- the pdxT gene encoding pyridoxal 5'-phosphate synthase glutaminase subunit PdxT produces MSVKVGVLAIQGDVREHKRMLEALGVEAVEVRLPQHLEDLSGLIVPGGESTTIGMLAREYGLEEAIRARMHAGSLALWGTCAGAIWLAKHIPQFPDQPRLGCLDITVQRNGYGRQVDSFEADLSVEGLDRPFPAFFIRAPRILEVGQGVEVLASFEGSPVLVRSGRVWASTFHPELSDDLRIHQRFVEACGAVNA; encoded by the coding sequence ATGAGCGTGAAAGTTGGTGTGCTGGCTATTCAAGGTGATGTGCGCGAGCACAAGCGGATGCTCGAGGCCCTGGGCGTCGAGGCGGTGGAGGTGCGCCTGCCCCAGCACCTCGAGGATTTGTCAGGCTTGATCGTACCGGGTGGGGAGTCCACCACCATCGGCATGCTGGCCAGGGAGTACGGCCTCGAGGAGGCAATACGGGCACGTATGCACGCTGGAAGCCTGGCCTTATGGGGCACCTGCGCGGGGGCCATCTGGCTGGCCAAACATATACCCCAGTTTCCCGACCAGCCCCGCCTGGGCTGCCTGGATATTACGGTTCAGCGCAATGGGTATGGGCGCCAGGTGGACAGCTTCGAGGCCGACCTGAGCGTTGAGGGGCTCGACCGGCCTTTTCCCGCCTTTTTCATCCGGGCCCCCCGCATTCTGGAGGTGGGTCAGGGGGTTGAAGTACTGGCCAGCTTTGAAGGCTCGCCGGTGCTGGTTCGCTCTGGTAGGGTCTGGGCCAGCACTTTTCACCCCGAGCTGAGCGATGATCTGCGGATTCATCAGCGCTTTGTGGAAGCGTGTGGGGCGGTAAATGCATAA
- the smpB gene encoding SsrA-binding protein SmpB, giving the protein MAGLENRKARHDYEILETFEAGLALKGTEVKSIRTGQVDFTGTFARFQNGELFLENLYIAPYEKGGYTNHDPRRLRKLLLHRHELNKLKARVEQKGLTLVPLKIYFNQQGKAKLLLALARGKRAYQKKADDKKLAVRRELEGW; this is encoded by the coding sequence ATGGCCGGACTCGAGAACCGCAAAGCGCGCCACGACTACGAGATACTGGAGACCTTCGAAGCCGGCCTGGCCCTTAAGGGCACCGAGGTGAAGTCCATTCGAACCGGTCAGGTCGATTTTACCGGCACCTTTGCACGGTTTCAGAACGGGGAACTTTTTCTCGAAAACCTCTACATTGCCCCATACGAAAAGGGCGGCTATACCAACCACGACCCGCGCCGTCTGCGGAAGCTTTTGCTGCACCGGCACGAGCTCAACAAGCTGAAGGCGCGGGTTGAGCAGAAGGGGCTCACCCTGGTTCCGCTCAAAATTTATTTCAACCAGCAGGGCAAGGCCAAGCTGTTGCTGGCCCTGGCTCGAGGCAAGCGGGCCTACCAGAAAAAAGCCGATGACAAAAAGCTCGCCGTGCGCCGGGAGCTCGAGGGCTGGTAG
- a CDS encoding N-acetylmuramoyl-L-alanine amidase, with translation MVLTVLLGLTWAQYEGRLLVGGQESQAIYPGGDSVAYGPARFIAEALGLGYLEATGKVYLSLGSRVAAFAISSQGADAVRQLNAYRNQDSLWVPVRELARVLDLYYRNDYGAPVLALRPARLLEVQRAMAGSSERYILRFDRDVQVRLLANNPPRLAMIGVTEVPDAPPTSAISFSKESWGTEIYLPQGSDPPRLMFLPQQVVVERGPVTRLPRVVLDAGHGGADTGVAVGSLREKDLTLSVVQQLQKLLQGQAEVVLTRNGDQAVPLLARAQYASTAQVFISLHAAPGSQVTVFSHPEIQTLRLLEKGRELSARSPAAQRAILERYVAAPGSAARLAQAVAESFATAGIVANTSQDAMYVLSMAGGAAVLVEVGIEQLRTPQARAQVAQLLARAVRSYMGLTSSGGGTRP, from the coding sequence ATGGTGTTAACAGTATTGCTCGGCCTGACCTGGGCCCAGTATGAGGGCCGTTTGCTGGTGGGCGGGCAGGAGAGCCAGGCCATCTATCCCGGCGGCGATTCGGTGGCCTATGGCCCGGCCAGGTTTATTGCCGAAGCCCTGGGCCTTGGCTACCTCGAGGCTACTGGTAAAGTGTACCTGAGCCTGGGAAGTCGGGTTGCCGCCTTTGCCATTAGCAGCCAGGGCGCCGATGCGGTGCGACAGCTCAACGCTTATCGGAACCAGGACAGCCTGTGGGTGCCGGTTCGTGAGCTGGCCCGGGTGCTGGATCTTTACTACCGCAACGACTACGGCGCCCCGGTGCTGGCCCTGCGCCCGGCGCGGCTACTGGAGGTGCAGCGGGCCATGGCTGGCTCGAGCGAGCGCTACATCCTACGCTTCGACCGGGATGTGCAGGTGCGGCTCTTAGCCAACAACCCGCCCCGGCTGGCCATGATTGGGGTGACCGAGGTGCCGGACGCCCCCCCTACCTCGGCCATTAGCTTTAGTAAAGAAAGCTGGGGCACCGAGATCTACCTGCCCCAGGGCAGCGACCCACCCCGCCTGATGTTCTTGCCGCAGCAGGTTGTCGTGGAGCGGGGCCCAGTGACACGGCTGCCGCGGGTGGTTCTTGATGCCGGGCATGGCGGGGCCGATACCGGGGTGGCGGTGGGGAGCTTGCGGGAAAAAGACCTGACGCTTTCGGTGGTTCAGCAACTGCAAAAGCTGCTGCAGGGTCAGGCGGAGGTGGTGCTGACCCGCAACGGGGATCAGGCCGTACCCCTGCTGGCAAGGGCCCAGTATGCCTCAACCGCCCAGGTGTTTATCAGCCTGCACGCAGCACCGGGCAGTCAGGTAACGGTGTTCAGCCACCCCGAGATCCAAACCCTGCGGCTGCTGGAGAAAGGCCGCGAGCTTTCAGCGCGCAGCCCGGCTGCCCAGCGGGCCATACTGGAACGCTATGTGGCGGCACCGGGTTCGGCGGCCCGGCTGGCTCAGGCCGTTGCAGAGAGCTTTGCTACGGCCGGAATTGTGGCCAACACCAGCCAGGATGCCATGTATGTGCTCTCGATGGCAGGGGGGGCTGCGGTTTTGGTTGAGGTGGGCATTGAGCAGCTCCGCACGCCCCAGGCGCGGGCCCAGGTGGCTCAACTGCTGGCTCGAGCGGTGCGCAGCTATATGGGCCTAACGAGCTCCGGTGGAGGCACCCGGCCATGA
- a CDS encoding GerMN domain-containing protein, whose protein sequence is MRRFLTLTNLLGLLVLLLGGWALWAQQDDGGSRSLNLPSDLEHQGPRIIRLHFAKDTGDGLVVEERTIQMTEGEYTLGRVMQELVRGPQIPGAAPLVPAGTPAPTVFLRDGTALVDLPAAYARLGYGTAGETALIYGIASTLLEFREVEQVKFLLEGREVESLGHLSLLDPFKRAGQ, encoded by the coding sequence ATGAGACGGTTCCTGACCCTAACCAACCTGCTGGGCCTGCTGGTTCTGCTGCTAGGTGGTTGGGCTTTGTGGGCCCAGCAGGATGACGGCGGCTCGAGGTCGCTTAACCTCCCCTCCGATCTAGAACATCAGGGCCCCCGCATCATCCGGTTGCACTTCGCCAAAGATACCGGGGATGGTTTGGTGGTTGAGGAGCGCACCATTCAGATGACTGAAGGCGAGTACACCCTGGGGCGGGTGATGCAAGAGCTGGTACGGGGGCCGCAAATTCCCGGGGCGGCACCCCTGGTTCCTGCCGGTACCCCTGCCCCCACCGTCTTTTTGCGCGACGGCACCGCTCTGGTAGACTTACCCGCGGCCTATGCGCGACTGGGCTACGGCACAGCCGGCGAAACCGCCCTTATCTACGGTATAGCCAGCACCCTGCTGGAGTTTAGAGAAGTGGAACAGGTCAAGTTCCTTTTGGAGGGCCGGGAGGTGGAAAGCCTCGGGCACCTCTCGCTGCTGGATCCCTTTAAGCGCGCGGGTCAGTAG